The Canis lupus dingo isolate Sandy chromosome 8, ASM325472v2, whole genome shotgun sequence genome has a segment encoding these proteins:
- the IRF9 gene encoding LOW QUALITY PROTEIN: interferon regulatory factor 9 (The sequence of the model RefSeq protein was modified relative to this genomic sequence to represent the inferred CDS: deleted 1 base in 1 codon): MASGRARSTRKLRNWVVEQVESGQFPGVCWDDAAKTMFRIPWKHAGKQDFREDQDAAFFKAWAIFKGKYKEGDMEGPAIWKTRLRCALNKSPEFEEVPENGHRDGAEPYKVYRLLPSGTLPAQPGTQKSPSKRHHSSVSSEREEDERTVKNGAPSPSLLVDPFRNEEVGANGGTSRSNFGSSSNSSPEPQEGTGTAEAPFQGDQVSLELLPPPGSDYSLLLTFIYSGRMVGKAQVQSLDCRLVAEPSGSQCGMEQVVFPKPDPPEPTQRLLSQIERGVLVASNSRGLFVQRLCPIPVSWNAPQAPPGPGPHLLPSNECVELFRTTHFCRDLVRYFQGLGPPPEFQVTLNFWEESPGPSRTPKSLITVQMEQAFARHLLEETPEEQSAAVSLLQSLGDPLPPLLSLPPICFERDSFSTLLACLPR, translated from the exons ATGGCTTCAGGCAGGGCACGCTCCACCCGAAAGCTGCGGAACTGGGTGGTGGAGCAGGTGGAGAGCGGGCAGTTCCCAGGGGTGTGCTGGGACGACGCAGCCAAGACCATGTTCCGGATCCCCTGGAAGCATGCGGGCAAACAGGACTTCCGTGAGGACCAGGATGCCGCCTTCTTCAAG GCGTGGGCCATATTTAAGGGGAAGTATAAGGAAGGGGACATGGAAGGCCCGGCTATCTGGAAGACTCGGCTGCGCTGTGCACTCAACAAGAGTCCTGAATTTGAGGAGGTGCCTGAGAACGGCCATAGGGACGGAGCTGAGCCCTACAAGGTGTATCGGCTGCTGCCCTCCGGGACTCTCCCCG CCCAGCCTGGGACCCAGAAATCACCATCAAAGCGACATCACAGCTCTGTGTCCTCCGAAAGGGAGGAGGACGAGAGGACCGTGAAGAATGGTGCTCCCAGTCCCTCCTTGCTTGTGGACCCCTTCAGAAAT gaggaggtgggggccaATGGGGGAACGAGCCGTTCAAACTTTGGGAGTAGCAGCAACAGCAGCCCTGAGCCCCAGGAAG GCACAGGTACCGCTGAAGCCCCTTTCCAAGGAGATCAGGTGTCACTGGAGCTTCTGCCCCCTCCGGGCTCAG ACTACTCGCTGCTGCTCACCTTCATCTACAGTGGGCGCATGGTGGGCAAAGCCCAGGTGCAGAGCCTGGACTGCCGCCTTGTGGCCGAGCCCTCCGGCTCCCAGTGCGGGATGGAGCAGGTCGTCTTTCCCAAGCCTGACCCTCCAGAGCCCACCCAGCGCCTGCTGAGCCAGATCGAGAGGGGTGTCCTGGTAGCCAGCAACTCCCGGGGCCTCTTCGTGCAGCGCCTCTGCCCCATCCCCGTCTCCTGGAATGCACCCCAGGCCCCACCTGGCCCAGGCCCACATCTGCTGCCCAGCAATGAGTGTGTGGAGCTCTTCAGAACCACCCACTTCTGCAGAG ACCTGGTCAGGTACTTCCAGGGCCTGGGTCCCCCACCTGAGTTCCAGGTGACACTGAATTTCTGGGAGGAGAGCCCCGGCCCCAGCCGTACCCCAAAGAGCCTCATCACGGTGCAG ATGGAGCAGGCCTTTGCCCGACATTTACTGGAAGAGACTCCAGAGGAGCAGTCAGCTGCCGTGTCCCTGCTGCAGAGCCTGGGAgaccct cttcctcctctcctctctcttcctcctatCTGCTTTGAAAGAGACTCATTCTCCACGCTGTTGGCCTGCCTCCCTCGGTGA